The following are from one region of the Juglans regia cultivar Chandler chromosome 10, Walnut 2.0, whole genome shotgun sequence genome:
- the LOC108987041 gene encoding probable carboxylesterase 17 → MRTRRMAAISLDPRVNLQAGRNPQQHEGVVDEIEGLIRVYRDGHVERPPIVPIVPCTMGLERGVTANDVVVDRYTSLWARVYVPSCSGKLPLLVYFHGGGFCVGSASWSCYNEFLSSLASKANCVIISVNYRLAPENRLPAAYEDGLTTLTWVKQQAINGSSEHKWWLKLCNLSSIYLAGDSAGANIAYNVATRLGSSGSSESTILRPLSLKGTILVQPFFGGEALTWSEKYSNQPPNSALTLPASDAYWRLSLPLGANRDHPWCNPLANGAAARLRDLRLPIIMVCVSEMDILKDRNLEFCSALISAGKRVETVMHNGVGHAFQLLHNSQLSQPRTRDMMSRIKAFIKE, encoded by the coding sequence ATGAGAACCAGAAGAATGGCTGCCATTTCCCTTGATCCAAGGGTTAACCTCCAAGCTGGCAGGAATCCTCAACAACATGAAGGAGTTGTTGATGAGATTGAAGGTCTCATTCGAGTATACAGAGATGGACACGTCGAAAGGCCTCCGATTGTTCCTATTGTCCCTTGCACCATGGGACTAGAGCGTGGCGTGACAGCAAACGATGTTGTAGTCGACAGGTACACGAGTTTGTGGGCACGCGTGTATGTCCCGAGTTGTTCCGGAAAGCTTCCATTGCTTGTTTACTTTCATGGAGGTGGGTTTTGTGTCGGCTCCGCTTCTTGGAGCTGTTACAATGAGTTTCTGTCCAGCCTTGCTTCTAAAGCAAATTGCGTGATCATCTCTGTAAATTATCGTCTGGCCCCTGAAAATCGTCTTCCTGCTGCATATGAGGACGGTCTCACCACTCTTACGTGGGTGAAACAGCAAGCTATAAACGGTTCTAGCGAGCACAAATGGTGGTTGAAGCTTTGCAATCTTTCTAGCATCTACCTAGCTGGTGACAGTGCAGGGGCCAACATAGCTTACAATGTGGCCACACGGCTCGGTTCAAGTGGTTCATCCGAATCCACCATTTTAAGGCCGCTGTCTCTCAAAGGCACCATCTTGGTCCAACCTTTCTTTGGAGGAGAGGCACTCACTTGGTCTGAAAAGTATAGCAATCAACCACCTAATTCAGCGCTGACCCTGCCGGCGTCAGATGCATATTGGCGTTTATCCCTACCTCTAGGAGCAAACCGCGACCATCCATGGTGTAACCCTCTAGCAAATGGCGCCGCAGCCAGGTTGAGGGATTTAAGACTTCCAATCATAATGGTATGCGTATCAGAAATGGATATACTGAAGGATAGGAACTTGGAATTTTGCTCTGCTTTGATTAGCGCAGGGAAAAGGGTGGAAACAGTGATGCACAATGGCGTAGGACATGCATTTCAACTTCTGCATAACTCTCAGTTGTCTCAACCTCGAACCCGCGACATGATGTCTCGTATCAAGGCTTTCATCAAGGAGTGA